In Rhopalosiphum padi isolate XX-2018 chromosome 3, ASM2088224v1, whole genome shotgun sequence, the genomic stretch tacattatatataattatttataattcatatatttatttatatttagttttatgctCTTTTACCGaataaaagcaataatatttataagagaatgttcaatataattaaagaagCTGCCTTGAGAAATGATCTGgcttttaaactaaaaacaattcaaattgattttgaaatagGAATGACTGTTGCCAAAAAAGATTTATTAAGATATTACACAGAAATAAAAGGATGCCTTTTTCATTTTGGGAAATCTATATGGCGTCAAGTACAAACATTTGGATTGGTGCacgattattatacacaatgatgAAGTAAAAATACTGTTCGACGAATATATGCCTTAgctctatgtataataatatagtataacctacttttatttttatataatatatctactgcAATGTATTAATAACCATTTATAcatgacaaatttatatatacttttattttttaataagtcggCAAATTGGGAACATGTAAATAAATAGTCGGCGAACTGGGATGTCGGCGAATTGAGAGTCGGCGAACTGGGATTCGGCAAATTGGGATTCGACGACGTGGGAAGTCAcgaatttaacacatccattatagggGCAACTTCCGAGTGCGTCCCGAAATGTCCCTTATTTAATGTTCCGAATGCGTCCGGAATAAGGTCTCGCCCAAGTGCGTCCCAAGAGAAAAAGGTCACTACTTTGACGTAgcccaaaaatataaatatatctaaataaataaattatatctagaGATTTGTTCAGTTTtgtattttcgtattttattgACTGAtctaattttttagatatatgaTTAGAAGTTTGAATCAAAACGTTTgtgtctattttaatttttgttaacattTCTAAGAAGGAATATATGTCCGGATGAGGTGTGTAAAAACatgaattcaattttgaatGGAAGCTTTACACATCACTACACATATTGCACGTGGTTGTCAAAGACTAGTTACGAATAGTATGTTTCTACGTATGGAAATAAATGTAAACTAACACattgcaatattattagttatcaatGCATTTTATCcataaagataaatattgttAGCAATAATATCGCATTGCTGCATGTGCGTGTGGAAATGGACAACAATCGGTCGACCGACTGATTATTCTCTTTTGAGACAGGTATGTTGATTTATGCTGATATTGTAACAGACTGTCTTcacttagaatcgttttttgtagattatatatttattaaattaaaatttaacaccaCCCATATCAGTGACGCAcactctatattatttttatagtataagttGATATATTAAGACGGTTAAGTTGTTGAAATTATGGTCAACCTGCAAGtccaatgaaaataattataattgacgaaaaattgtatttatttataattgaaaattaaaaacataatgacAATCATTTAGTgttgttgataaattaatataatttgttttcatattatgattgtttaatgtatacctatatataattaaaggtTTCGTctatatttttgaacatttacaagagcatatattaaataatttataatatatacatattcgaACTATATTCACAACCATATTAAAAACCATGAATTTATCACATATATTGAACACTAATCGAACACATAATGCCTAATTTAAAAGtgttgtatgtttatattttgtgttatctaatttattttcacttcatataatatatcctcccatcatatatttttgtatcttctctaaaattatttaacaaaagaaTTGCTCTGACCTTTCCAAGTTTTTAATCAAATCATCACAAAGTACATAATATCGTTAAGTTAAGTTAggctcaatttttatttaatttcgaatcctaaaactgaaattaatttatatttatacgtggCTTTCATATCACATTGtcatatgtatattaatcatatttttttaaagccaAAGTACACGATCTATTATCAATGGacataataagtatatgtgATATACGTTTTAGATAACatgacaaatataaaatatcaagtcAAGAAGCCTTTAAACAATGACACTTCATTGTTGATTTtcaaagttataaaatttatttatttatttagatattatttgtttttttagttattttaactgCGCCATTTGCTTTTTAAGTGTTTAGGAGAGCTACTCGGGATCGAGACGGGGAAAAAACGGTCTTGGAATCTTTTATATAAGAGTTTGGCTTCTTCAtggattgtttttaatttcaggtCTGTGCAATGCCGTAACTGGAAATTAATTTCGAGGGGttttaagctaaaaaaattgtgtcctgattttattataatattgtataggttattttattaccgcataatataacacgaaaaaatttcggggggggggggcttgGGTCTGTGTAGAGATTGTGTATTATCTTAGGGCGATGTTTTGGaaggattatattttatttaagtttgacTTTTTTGTACTTGCCCATAGTTGGATTCCATGTGTCCAGAATGTAGATTATCATCCATAGAGATAATTATCTTATCATAGTCTGAGACTTATGTATTTAGTGTGATTGGTTGATCGGAGACAAATGTAATGTTACAGAGAATGAGGGATAAAATAGTGACCCCAGCACTTATACTACCAATAATCGACATGGCAGACTCGTATCGTATTAGGTACGTTTAGTTAGGTATGATTTGATAAGTAGATAGAAGGCTTAAGGAAGAAATGTTCTTAGTCTATATGTAGGAGACCTTCGTGCCATACTCTATCAtcttttataaatgaaatattatggtatctaaataataaaatcttatatGAGATACCGTCTTACCGTCGATTACCGTCAtgtattcttatttaaattgtactaaATTCGAACTTTAGCGTACTTCTATATTTACAGTATTCGATCTTCAATCTCTTATTTTAAATAGCCATACAATTATGATACAATAACCATGTCAACTCTTTAGGCATAATgtcagttttattaatttttcattgttttccGTCTTTTTTTAAACAGGAATACAACATGCTGACTCATAACTAATCAACAAATTACAAACCATCGTCTTCAAAACTATAATACCTAGATTATCTAGTTACTGCGTTAttgtacgaaaaataaataagatttggtatgtattaaaatataagttaaatttataaagttgacaaaattattaacctttggtgtatatttttagtacagACCAATAAAATACGCGTGACGACGTCTGTGGCGAAACGAATAACTAATATGAGCGATCTACCTGGTAGTTCGAAAACGCGTCTAGGCGATAAATTGTTCACATGCAACATTTGCAACATGACGTTCACTCTAAGCAGCCATCTTAGTAAGCACCGGCGAACACACACAGGCGTAGAGCCGTACCCATGTGATATTTGTGATAAATCGTTTGCCGATAACAGCCATTTGATGAAGCATCGACGGACGCATGCAGTGGAAAAACCGCACACGTGTGAATTTTGCGACATGTCTTTCGCTCAAATCAGGCATTTGAACAAACACCGGCGATCACATATGGGCGATAAACCATTCCCGTGCGACATGTGTGACAAAGCGTTCGCTGATAACAGCCACTTAACAAGACACCGACGGACTCATACTGGTGAGAAACCTTACCCGTGTGGCGTGTGTGATAAGTCATTTGCTGATAGCGATGGTCTGACGAAACACTGGCGGTGGCACACGGGTGAAAGACCTTACCCTTGCAATGTGTGTGAAAAGTCGTATGCTGATAGCAGTAGTCTGACGAAGCACCGGCGGTCGCACACCGGTGAGAAGCCATACTCGTGTGATGTTTGTGACAAGTCATATTCTCAAAGTAGCCATCTAACAAAGCATCGACGGACTCACATAACTGATAAACCGTTCCCGTGCGACATGTGCTTTAAGTCGTTCACTGATAATgattttcttataaaacaccgGCGGACGCATACGGGCGAAAAACCATACCCCTGTGACGAGTGTGACATGTCGTTCGCCCAAAGTAGCAATCTGACAAAGCATCGGCGGACGCACACCGGCGAAAGACCATATCCATGTGACATATGCGATCAGTCGTTTGCTGTTAGCGCTAGTCTTACTAAGCATCGACGGACGCATACCGGCGAAAAACCATATCCGTGTGAGGTGTGCGATAAATCTTTCGCTGATAGTGGAAGTCTGACAAAGCACCGCCGGATACACACAGGTGAAAAACCTTATTTATGTGACATATGCGATAAGTCGTTCGCTATTAACGGTAATCTGACGAAGCATCGCCGGATACACACGGGTGAGAAACCTTACTTATGTGATGTATGTGATAAGTCATTTGCTGATAGCAGTGGTCTGACGAAGCATAAGCGTACGCATACGGGCGAGAAACCTTACACGTGTGACGTGTGCGAAAAGTCGTTCAGTGATAGCGGTACCCTAAAAAAGCACCGGCGAATAAAGCATACGCAACCAGAGCAATCAATTTTGGCAAACATGTTAAAAGATGTCACGACTGTATCCAACGCATGATtgtggaaaaaattatatttttaatgttaataatactattaccaCGAAATCGccaaaagttatatttattagtatattcacGCATTAATATAAAAGGTGAATACAAAAAGGGTAATAGGACGATCGCCCCTTCTATTTATGTTGAttcttgataaattaaaatatgtattgatttaaaattctaGTTTTCAAAATTAAGTACATATACGTTGTATTTAGTTATGGTAgcataaatactattaatttaggGCCAGATCTAGGGGGGATTATTAATAACAGTGGCATATTAGATGGGAGCTGAATTATAAAAGAAcgctaattttatactttgccCCAGATAAGAAATATGCTTGATTTGATCCTGACTATTACACTAGATATTAAAAGGACGtagtacccgcatgtgttgtctccgtcttacacacgtgagACATTGCAAATTTTTGTTCacaagtttcaatattgtgctgttagttttgatattagagtgactgacctattatactattttataataagattattatccagggcCGCACATagtcttttattgatattattatttttaaggaagttatgatcatttaaaaatgtacagtttcaaaaagatcataacttacttaaaaataatttgctaaatacattttgataaatttattatttagttatggtAGTATAGGaactattatacttactatataatataaatgataaatattagtaagtaaataaattattaacaaagacattaaaaattattttatgtattatgataaattaattaaccaagtatgaaacttaattattatttttattttatcatttgcgGGAGATAGCCCcttcaatatgtatatatttataagttaatgtagtttcataatttaaaatcatacccGACTTTTATACACTCCTAAAACcttttaagataattatattctgtaatttttcaacaataaatttttatttatttttctatgttcCATTATTGAATATTCTGTATTCACTTTTGACAAGATGACACCAGTAAATGAACACTCCTAGtaaatgaaaatttgtttttatatattgttataagtttttttttattttactttaagctagaaagtttgttttatatttatatccattTGTATTGAAAAGAGTTGACAACttaactgataaaatatttattaattgttattgtttattaaaattttaaaagatattccTATATACTTACttagtttttattgatttttaataaatgtaattatatactgTTTGATAAATGAagggtatacaattttaaaatacatctatctatcttattatataaattggaaagcagtaaaatttaaaaaaaaattatcttactttaaattgttaatagttGTGTTCATTTActagaaataaatgtttttattatttgtgtataagcTATTAGTATAtcttaattgttaaattatattaacacaaAAGTTAACAATGTTCGGTAAATAATCATGATATGGGGGTTTTTCTGTTGATTAAAGTGCAATGGATGtaataaatcttaattaatgttcatatattattttacttgtaatattgatattatataatattgttagctaataaagtaaaataaaataaaataatggtttaattaaatattatattcttacttttaattgattagtatttaatattatatatgtaatcaGTGGCGGAACTAGATTATTGGATGGCCTGTGTAAACAATTTTCGTGAAGGTTCTATGAGTCTATGACTAagacagaattaaaaaaaaaaactcagaaCTTTGTCTTTCTCATGTTAcatctttattctttaatacattcaatataatacaGGTACTGtcatatatttgaattatttaaaagcaggtaaatattaaaattaagttgtgaatatttttttcgacTTTAGTTTTGTTTAAAAGTATTGATCAATACagacatatttaatttgtttgcaGTTTGTTTTCAATAGGTATCATGGTTAAACCACTTATATGTGTTTGAGACATAGTATTTCTGAGGCAGATATTTATTAACTTCAGTTTTGAATAAGATCTCTCAGCACTGGCCATAGTTACTGGTAAAgtgagaaataaataaaatgcctTTAATAATTCCGGGAAGCTTGTGAAAACGATTCGAGCTCGTAagcaaatattgttttttaagtaGGGCTGTGTTTCATGcactaaaaaaccttaaaatgcatttaaaggATTTTCCTAGAA encodes the following:
- the LOC132926781 gene encoding zinc finger protein 271-like, yielding MSDLPGSSKTRLGDKLFTCNICNMTFTLSSHLSKHRRTHTGVEPYPCDICDKSFADNSHLMKHRRTHAVEKPHTCEFCDMSFAQIRHLNKHRRSHMGDKPFPCDMCDKAFADNSHLTRHRRTHTGEKPYPCGVCDKSFADSDGLTKHWRWHTGERPYPCNVCEKSYADSSSLTKHRRSHTGEKPYSCDVCDKSYSQSSHLTKHRRTHITDKPFPCDMCFKSFTDNDFLIKHRRTHTGEKPYPCDECDMSFAQSSNLTKHRRTHTGERPYPCDICDQSFAVSASLTKHRRTHTGEKPYPCEVCDKSFADSGSLTKHRRIHTGEKPYLCDICDKSFAINGNLTKHRRIHTGEKPYLCDVCDKSFADSSGLTKHKRTHTGEKPYTCDVCEKSFSDSGTLKKHRRIKHTQPEQSILANMLKDVTTVSNA